One genomic region from Leptospira tipperaryensis encodes:
- a CDS encoding AAA family ATPase produces the protein METVKIAGLNVPVSKSGINTGSLGSDLVETDSTVRNLSNILYPLLEGKPVLLVGDAGVGKNALIYYINFMRKHPTSRFSFNEDTLPEDLIGSYRILMDGQGFAWSDGPLTAAIRSGQSFVADEMNLCPPHIIKRFSTVYESAYLELIEGDGSRISCGEGFNFIGTQNPSEGFEGRKPLPFDITRFFSVVFIDPHTPDEILFILKKLYPALSESLLQSCIRISLETENRVITGKLGKGDLEKYHFNIRNLKKLCNRILGLKAETSELQFREFWNFYVEPFRKKEDRDLQVELLLSETGLKMTPELPEPSFQVHKGFLYCNDKAFPVVDENKAKNLLSSVPLPLKLREFSEKIFTAVQFQENVLIEYSEEQDPQILLPLFTEISGLPLETVSLCKGIHTSDIIGALKPISGSKVDWVDGPLTRGIREGGNILITNLEAAGAELVEKLNMLTDDARSLTLPPEAGRSEPIQLTGDSRIFALKLFRKSKSTATISRAFRNRFTSVLFPDLEDESTLTEILSFYLPGSSLISKMVTFHTKIRDLAKKRTIGSANLLPYLFGLSNLLFWKDHILRYADEKTGEAGLKETAVRGGKIAYTNQIADPKERQELEKILDFQMSGIEVESDFFKVLEDKKKKTLTTATDIEKKRWWNPELHKREALTGKAKLLNSGNPLKRGIEIDTPETGGQMKEGADAWYGQDTRGNKGQGEPAGGGGAWGYRTEELYKQFLAKRKILWDYTIQVSLKEFKEVFGQSLEDIELNLDRLFDPEIDITRMYRNEGNRIDTRKYISFLSGRGDSKVFDRTIIDKNEEKLKGVEVAFLVSKSRRIFNFEYAVAVISAMLSSAYILKEHEVDFSIHAYSDRNNKKDRIDLVPIKRLDEDYDDAKEEEMFNYLRTDWQGDSVEEYQLLEKVESYFSPEAQTKIVVMISDFRGQRGKAEVSDEINSRDNRKLHAEILKNQNRNYVFLGVGLGRRYIAEHLFQDSIQITSDNFYNMPNLIGTELGRLILTHHSMRN, from the coding sequence ATGGAAACCGTAAAAATCGCCGGTCTGAATGTTCCCGTTTCTAAATCGGGAATCAACACAGGAAGTCTTGGATCCGATCTCGTTGAGACCGATTCCACCGTTCGCAATCTATCCAATATTCTCTATCCTCTTCTGGAAGGAAAACCCGTGCTCCTCGTGGGAGACGCCGGTGTGGGAAAGAACGCGCTCATCTATTATATTAACTTCATGAGAAAACATCCGACTTCTCGTTTTAGTTTTAACGAGGATACGCTTCCGGAAGATCTGATCGGTTCGTATCGAATCCTCATGGACGGTCAAGGTTTTGCTTGGTCGGACGGTCCTCTTACGGCTGCGATACGTTCGGGTCAGAGTTTTGTGGCCGACGAGATGAATCTCTGTCCTCCACATATCATCAAACGATTTTCCACCGTTTACGAGTCCGCCTATTTAGAGTTAATCGAAGGAGACGGCTCGAGAATTTCCTGCGGTGAAGGTTTTAATTTTATCGGAACCCAGAACCCGTCCGAAGGTTTTGAAGGAAGAAAACCTCTTCCTTTCGACATCACTCGATTCTTCTCCGTCGTCTTTATCGATCCTCATACTCCCGATGAAATTCTTTTTATTCTTAAAAAACTCTATCCTGCCTTGAGCGAATCGCTTCTTCAATCCTGCATCCGTATTTCTTTGGAAACGGAGAATCGTGTGATCACTGGAAAACTCGGTAAGGGAGATCTGGAAAAGTATCACTTCAACATTCGAAATCTCAAAAAACTTTGTAATCGTATTCTCGGTTTAAAGGCCGAAACGAGCGAACTTCAGTTTCGTGAGTTCTGGAATTTTTATGTGGAGCCGTTCCGTAAAAAAGAAGACAGAGACCTTCAAGTCGAACTTTTGTTAAGCGAAACCGGCCTGAAGATGACTCCCGAACTTCCGGAACCGAGCTTTCAAGTTCACAAAGGATTTTTATATTGTAACGATAAGGCTTTTCCGGTTGTGGATGAAAACAAAGCGAAGAATCTTTTGAGCAGCGTTCCTCTTCCTCTGAAACTTCGTGAATTTTCCGAAAAGATTTTTACCGCGGTTCAGTTTCAGGAAAACGTTTTGATCGAATATTCGGAAGAACAGGATCCTCAGATTCTTCTTCCGCTCTTCACCGAAATTTCGGGTCTTCCTCTGGAGACCGTGAGTTTGTGTAAGGGAATTCATACTTCGGATATCATCGGAGCTTTGAAACCGATCAGCGGTTCCAAGGTGGATTGGGTGGACGGTCCTCTCACTCGTGGAATCCGAGAAGGCGGAAACATTCTCATCACAAACCTGGAAGCGGCCGGAGCCGAACTAGTAGAAAAATTGAATATGCTCACGGACGACGCGAGATCCCTCACACTTCCTCCCGAAGCGGGAAGAAGCGAACCGATTCAGTTGACCGGAGATTCCCGCATCTTCGCTCTCAAACTTTTTAGAAAGTCAAAATCGACCGCTACGATTTCCCGCGCGTTTCGAAATCGTTTTACGAGCGTCTTGTTTCCGGATCTCGAAGACGAATCCACGTTAACCGAAATTCTTTCCTTTTATCTTCCGGGAAGCAGTCTGATTTCGAAGATGGTGACCTTTCACACAAAGATCCGCGATCTCGCAAAAAAGAGAACGATCGGTTCCGCGAATTTATTGCCGTATCTGTTCGGTCTTTCCAATCTTCTTTTTTGGAAGGATCATATTCTTCGTTACGCGGATGAAAAAACGGGAGAAGCCGGCTTGAAAGAAACCGCGGTGCGAGGCGGAAAGATCGCTTATACAAATCAGATCGCAGATCCGAAGGAAAGACAGGAACTCGAAAAAATCTTAGATTTCCAAATGTCAGGCATCGAAGTAGAGTCCGATTTCTTCAAGGTTCTTGAGGATAAGAAAAAAAAAACTCTAACAACGGCCACCGACATTGAAAAAAAACGTTGGTGGAATCCCGAACTTCATAAAAGAGAAGCGTTAACCGGAAAGGCGAAACTTCTCAACTCGGGCAATCCACTCAAACGTGGAATCGAAATCGACACTCCCGAAACGGGAGGTCAGATGAAGGAAGGCGCCGACGCTTGGTATGGTCAGGACACTCGAGGCAACAAAGGCCAAGGAGAACCCGCGGGCGGAGGCGGAGCCTGGGGTTATCGCACCGAAGAACTCTATAAACAATTTCTTGCCAAACGTAAGATCCTCTGGGACTACACGATCCAAGTTTCTTTAAAAGAATTCAAAGAAGTATTCGGTCAGAGTTTGGAAGACATCGAACTCAATCTCGATCGTCTCTTTGATCCCGAGATCGACATCACGAGAATGTATCGAAACGAAGGAAATCGTATCGATACTCGGAAATATATTTCATTCTTATCCGGAAGAGGAGACTCGAAAGTTTTCGATCGTACGATCATCGATAAGAACGAAGAAAAACTCAAAGGTGTGGAAGTAGCGTTTCTCGTCTCCAAGTCGAGAAGGATCTTCAACTTTGAATACGCGGTCGCTGTGATTTCGGCGATGCTTTCTTCCGCTTATATTCTCAAAGAACACGAGGTGGATTTTTCGATTCACGCTTACTCGGATCGAAACAATAAGAAGGATCGCATCGACCTCGTTCCGATCAAACGCCTCGACGAAGATTACGACGACGCCAAAGAAGAGGAAATGTTCAATTATCTGCGAACCGACTGGCAAGGAGACTCCGTAGAAGAGTATCAACTTCTCGAAAAAGTAGAATCGTACTTTTCGCCAGAGGCACAGACGAAAATTGTGGTAATGATCTCCGATTTTCGGGGACAAAGGGGCAAAGCAGAAGTTTCCGACGAAATCAATTCTCGGGACAACCGCAAACTCCACGCCGAAATTCTGAAAAACCAGAATCGGAACTACGTCTTTCTGGGAGTCGGTCTCGGAAGACGATACATAGCGGAACATCTGTTTCAGGATTCCATCCAGATCACTTCGGATAATTTTTACAATATGCCCAACCTGATCGGGACCGAACTAGGCAGATTGATTCTCACGCATCATAGCATGAGAAATTAA
- a CDS encoding prepilin peptidase — MSHSLDPLNFWIFLGFGSLGAASLGSFYVTLGYRILEYYYGKKRKSLSFREKWKQIFTSPSACDHCGKEIRYPELLPVVGYLITKGKCKECKKPIRVIFPLVEFSFFSIFVFCFLLTQNPAFSFVFLFLCGHLLISCLTDAYHFSLDYENLPWILFFGLTAVYLLNGKLPGWNELFVFGGFFAAFLILFLFFPGGIGFGDVLFAPVLAMIAGHPWWMFFLNASYIPAVLFTVALRKKGESLRRTPIPMGLYFGLGTVLTFFGKILFESELLSIPIFSDLLDQNPQ; from the coding sequence TTGTCGCACTCGCTTGATCCGTTAAACTTCTGGATCTTTTTGGGATTCGGAAGTTTGGGCGCGGCTTCCTTGGGAAGTTTTTACGTGACCCTCGGTTATCGAATCTTAGAATACTATTACGGTAAAAAAAGAAAGTCCCTTTCTTTTCGAGAGAAGTGGAAACAGATTTTTACTTCTCCGAGCGCCTGCGATCACTGCGGAAAGGAAATCCGTTATCCGGAACTTCTTCCCGTGGTTGGATATCTGATCACAAAAGGAAAATGCAAAGAATGTAAAAAGCCGATCCGTGTGATCTTTCCTCTGGTTGAATTTTCTTTTTTTTCTATCTTTGTTTTTTGTTTTCTTCTTACCCAAAATCCCGCTTTCAGTTTTGTTTTTTTGTTTTTATGCGGGCATCTTTTGATTTCCTGTCTGACCGATGCGTATCATTTCTCTTTGGACTATGAAAATCTTCCCTGGATTTTATTCTTCGGTTTGACCGCAGTTTATCTTTTGAACGGCAAACTCCCCGGCTGGAACGAACTCTTTGTCTTCGGAGGTTTTTTCGCCGCGTTTCTGATCTTGTTTCTTTTCTTTCCGGGCGGAATCGGTTTTGGAGACGTTCTCTTTGCACCGGTTCTTGCGATGATCGCCGGTCATCCTTGGTGGATGTTTTTTTTAAACGCCTCTTATATTCCTGCGGTTTTGTTTACGGTCGCGCTTCGAAAAAAAGGGGAAAGCCTTCGTAGAACTCCGATTCCGATGGGTTTGTATTTTGGCCTGGGAACAGTTCTTACTTTTTTTGGTAAGATCCTTTTTGAATCCGAGCTCCTTTCGATTCCGATCTTTTCCGATCTTTTGGATCAAAACCCGCAATAA
- a CDS encoding pyridoxal phosphate-dependent aminotransferase, giving the protein MSQNTLEYVLANRIQGLDTSAIRKAFELAGSLKNPINLSIGQPHFPCPANIIEAGCKALKDGKTAYTLTGGIPELRSALAEKYKTTNGISYATPERILVTSGISSAFLLLFNALLNEGDECLVVTPHFLMYPAYIKIYGGKMNTVHQSFEPEDLKDFSNKKLKIIIYSSPSNPTGKILSRKQLEALAELAEKTGAYLISDEIYELFDYDKKFISAGSFYEKTITLSGFSKTYSMTGLRLSSILAPEPITKALTTLQQYTIVCAPSVTQWMGLEALKTDMSSYIADYKEKRDFVYDSLKDHYEVEKSEGAFYFFIKIKEKDDDFILRAIKEKELILVPGYIFADSKNYIRISFASEWDNLKKGISALVALA; this is encoded by the coding sequence ATGAGTCAGAATACGTTAGAATATGTTTTAGCAAATCGAATCCAAGGTCTGGACACTTCCGCAATCCGCAAAGCGTTCGAACTCGCAGGAAGTTTAAAAAATCCGATCAACTTGTCCATAGGTCAGCCTCATTTCCCTTGTCCCGCAAATATCATAGAAGCCGGATGTAAGGCCCTCAAAGACGGAAAGACCGCTTACACTCTTACCGGTGGAATTCCGGAACTTCGTTCCGCGCTTGCAGAAAAATACAAGACGACTAACGGTATCTCCTACGCGACGCCCGAAAGAATTTTGGTCACTTCCGGAATCAGCTCCGCATTCTTACTTTTATTCAACGCATTGTTAAACGAAGGAGACGAATGTCTCGTAGTAACTCCTCACTTTTTGATGTATCCCGCGTATATCAAGATCTACGGAGGAAAGATGAACACGGTGCATCAATCCTTCGAACCGGAAGATCTAAAGGATTTCTCCAATAAAAAATTGAAGATCATCATCTATTCTTCTCCTTCCAATCCTACCGGTAAAATTCTTTCCAGAAAACAATTGGAAGCACTTGCTGAACTCGCCGAGAAGACCGGAGCCTATTTGATTTCGGATGAGATCTACGAACTTTTTGACTATGATAAGAAGTTTATTTCAGCGGGTTCTTTTTACGAGAAGACAATCACTCTTTCCGGTTTTTCCAAAACTTACAGTATGACTGGACTCCGTCTGTCCTCCATTCTCGCGCCGGAACCCATTACAAAAGCATTAACTACTCTGCAACAATACACGATCGTCTGCGCTCCTTCGGTCACTCAGTGGATGGGACTCGAGGCCCTCAAAACGGATATGAGCTCCTACATCGCGGACTACAAAGAAAAAAGGGACTTTGTCTACGATTCATTGAAAGATCACTACGAAGTGGAGAAAAGCGAAGGCGCATTCTACTTCTTTATCAAGATCAAAGAAAAGGACGATGATTTTATCCTAAGAGCCATCAAAGAGAAGGAATTGATCTTGGTTCCGGGTTATATCTTTGCCGATTCTAAAAATTACATTCGGATCAGCTTTGCTTCCGAATGGGATAATTTGAAGAAGGGAATTTCCGCGCTTGTCGCACTCGCTTGA
- the smpB gene encoding SsrA-binding protein, with the protein MADKKEESGHSPLVNKKAKFNFELISFIEAGIVLTGSEVKSLREKKGNLTDAFAKIKNGEIFLENFSITPYKNGGYANHPEIRARKLLLHKREIEKLDRQVKEKGLVLVATKVYFKNNLRVKVEIAVAKPKKIHDKRDDMQKKDAQQEIARALKSSNRYDS; encoded by the coding sequence ATGGCAGACAAAAAAGAAGAATCCGGGCATTCGCCCTTGGTCAACAAAAAGGCCAAGTTCAACTTCGAATTGATTTCATTCATCGAAGCGGGCATCGTTTTGACCGGATCCGAAGTCAAAAGTCTTCGTGAAAAAAAAGGAAATCTTACCGACGCGTTCGCCAAGATCAAAAACGGCGAAATCTTTTTAGAAAACTTTTCCATCACTCCGTATAAAAACGGAGGTTACGCCAATCATCCGGAGATCCGAGCTCGAAAGCTTCTTCTGCATAAGAGGGAAATCGAAAAGTTGGATCGTCAGGTAAAAGAAAAGGGTTTGGTTCTCGTCGCCACCAAGGTTTATTTTAAGAATAACCTTCGAGTGAAAGTGGAGATCGCCGTCGCCAAGCCGAAGAAGATACACGATAAACGGGATGACATGCAGAAAAAAGACGCGCAGCAAGAAATCGCACGCGCCTTAAAATCTTCCAATCGTTACGATTCTTAG